ATCCAGAAGAAGTAAAAAGAGCTATAGAATTAAAAAAAGAAAATTCAAATATCGATGAATTTCTTGAGGTAGACGAAAAAAGAAGAGAGCTTTTAAAAGAATTAGAATCACTCAAAAATACGAGAAACAAAGAATCGGAAAACATAGCAAAGTTAAAAAGAGAAGGAAAAGATGCAGATGATTTAATAAAAGAAATGAAAGAGATATCTGATAGAATCAAAAGCATGGAAAGCGATGTCAAAACATATGACGAAAAGCTTGATGAATTACTTTGGACAATACCAAATATCCCTCACGAGAGTGTGCCAATAGGTGATAGTGATGCAGATAATGTCGAAGTGAGAAGGTGGGGTGATGTTAGAAAATTTGATTTTGAGATAAAACCTCATTGGGATTTGGGTGTTGACCTTGGTATTTTAGATTTTGAGACTGCGTCAAAGGTTACGGGTTCAAGATTTACATTTTATAAAGGTTTAGGTTCAAGACTTGAGAGGTCATTGATTAGCTTTATGATAGACCTTCACACCGAAAAACATGGATATACAGAAGTTTTTCCACCATTCATGGTTCACAGAAAGAGCATGTATGGTACAGGGCAGCTTCCAAAATTCGAAGAAGATGCATTTAAAGTTGCTGGAACAGATTATTTTCTAATTCCTACTGCCGAGGTTCCTGTTACAAATATGTATCGAGAAACTATAATAGATGGCGGAAAACTTCCGATTTACCATTGTGCATACAGTGCATGTTTCAGGCAAGAAGCAGGATCTGCCGGTAGAGATACAAGGGGACTCATAAGACAGCATCAGTTTAATAAAGTTGAGCTTGTGAAATTTACCGAGCCTGACAAATCCTATGATGAGCTTGAAAAAATGGTAAATGATGCTGAGGATGTTTTAAAAACACTTGGGATACCATATAGAGTAGTATCAATATGCACAGGAGACCTTGGATTTACAGCAACAAAGAAATATGACCTTGAGGTATGGATGCCAAGCTACGGAAGATATGTTGAGATATCATCGTGTAGCAACTGTGAAGATTTCCAGGCGAGAAGGGCAAATATCAAGTATAGACCTGTTGGCGGTGGAAAAGCCCAATATGTTCATACATTGAATGGGTCTGGTGTTGCAGTAGGAAGAACATTTGCAGCGATTTTAGAAAATTATCAGCAGGAAGACGGTTCTGTGATCATTCCAGAAGCATTAAGACCGTATATGAAATGCGATGTATTGAGGAAATAAGAGGTTAAAATAGAAGTAAATTATCATATAGAATTATTGACAACTGTGCCGGTATATGATATACTTTATATCGTTCCGGCTTGGAGAGGTGTCCGAGGGGTTTAAGGAGCTGGTCTTGAAAACCAGTGTCTCTTCACGGAGCCGTGGGTTCGAATCCCACCCTCTCCGCCATTAAATTTATATGATATGTGGGCAACATAGATATGATTACTGACGCAGTAATTAGAAGCATATTATAGTTTTGAGCTGACATGGAGAAGTACCCAAGTTGGTGAAGGGGCGGTCCTGCTAAGACTGTAGGTCGGGGATAACCCGGCGCGAGGGTTCAAGTCCCTCCTTCTCCGCCATACATAATATTTTTTATAAGAAATTGTACTGAATACAAACGTGTTTTTGAACAATTAAAGAAAACGATCAACATTTAAATATATTTTCATTATAATCTATGAATTAATATAATTTAGAATTAATTCTTTTAACATAAAAAAGGCGGTTTTCCGCCTTAAAAAACATCAGATGGATATGTCCTCTGTTCTGTTTTTGAATTACCAAGATAATGAAGATGTGCTGTTATATTTACCATATGTGAGCTATTATTATGATGTATCTTTACATCCGATGGTCTGCCATCATCTTGATGGTAGCTTAAATACATCTCAAGTATTTTCTTTGCATTATCTTCGTTAAAATCTTCAAATGTATATTCTTTATCAGGCAGTTCAAGTGTTATACTGTGAAGCCCATCTTTGACAGAACGGGTTTCTCTTATGGCGTTTAGCATTTTATATCACCTCAATAGGTATTTTCCCAAACAAATTTATTTTTTATCCTCACCTATTACAACTGTAACATCTATATTTGAATTATTATTTTTATCATTTTCGACATAATTTATAGACAATGCTTTTGCTACTTTATTAGCTTTTTCTGCATCATTTCTTATATAAACTCTTGAATCAGTATAATCAATGCCACTTATATTGCCTATTTTTATAACGTTAAATCCTAACTTCTTTAATTCATCAGCATACTTTGTAGCAAGGCCTGATATTTTTGTCCCGTTTAATACTTCGACTTTAATTGCGTTATTTGATATTGAATATGTCATTTGTGATACAGTCTGTGATGCTTCACCATTTGTATATTCTCCAAACATACTTGATGCAATTTCCATAGCTTTTTTGGAATCGACGTAATAATAGCTAACATTATCTTGATAACGACCTTCACCAGGTATAATTGCAGTATCTATTTTTTCAGGCTTATTTTTTGCAAAAGCGATAGCATATTTAGTAATATCTGATAAGGATAAATCAGTCTTTAAATTTCTGCTAAGTGTTACTGCAAGAGAAGGAATCCTTGGAAGTATAGATGGTGTTGTTACCTTTTTTATAAAGGCTTTTATAAATTCCTGCTGAGCGTTTATTCGTCCTATATCGCCTTCTGTATAACCGTGTCTGTAGCGCACATATTGTAATGCTTTTTCTCCATCTAATACTTGTAATCCCTTTTTTAAATTTATATGGAGAGGAGGCTTAGCAACGGTATCGTCATATTTCATGTTGAATGGTACATTTATCTCTACGCCACCAATCGTATCAATTATATCCTTAAAACCTTTATAGCTTAAAATTACGTAATTATCAATCCTTATTCCTAATAAATCCTCTACAGATTTTTTTAAACCATCAATTTTTTGCTCAGAGTATGCGGCATTGATTTTTTTCTCTCCTGGATTATTGTAACCAGGCCTGGGATAATAAGTATCGCGTGGAATCGATAACATTTTAACTTCTTTTTTATTTGAATCAAAGCTTGCAACAAATATAGTATCTGATAGACCATCTGCATCACCGACAAATAAAATGTTTTTCTTATCTATATTTTCTTCCTTTTCTGTCGGTGTATTTTTATTCTCACTGATGTTTTTTGTGTCATTTGAAACATTCATATTTTTATAAAACATAAGAGTACCTGTACCTATAGAAATTACAACGCCAAGAATTATAAAAATAAAAATTTTTAATGTCTTATTCATTTAACCCCACATCCAATCATGATATTTATCTGTTTATTATTAATATACATGATAGCTATGTTATAATCAATAAATTAAATGTTATAAATTATTAAATATGTATTAGAATATAATATAATTAAGAAGAATTATCAAAAGAAAACAATTAGGAGAGTGATAAAATGGCAGTGTGGGTATGCTCTAAATGCGGATATGAAAAAGAAAGCCGCTGCAAACCAGGCAAATGTCCTGAGTGCGGTGCGCCTAAAGAATCTTTTACTAAAAAAGATGCCGAGAAGAAATAAAGGGGCTTATCCCCTTTATTTTGTTGTCATATATATTATAAATATATTATAATATTATTTGAAATATATTTATCGGATGGTGATAATTTTGAAAAAAAGAAATATTGTAGTGATTACATCTGTAATTGCGATATTTATAATAATTGGTGTACTTATAAGCTTTGCTAACCTAATTGTTGATATACAATGGTTTCTAAGTATGAACTATTTAAATGTATTCTTTAAGAAGTTTTTAACACAAATTATGATTGGGATACCATCGTTTATCATTTTATTTATATTATCTTACTTCTATCTAAATAGAATGGTTAAAGATTATGCAAAATTCGCGCAGGATATAGTCGTTAAAAAAGGCTATAGGCGATTTAGAAACATTGTAATTGCTGTATCTTTTATAGTAAGCTTCGTTATTTCACTATTTATTTCTTCAAATTGGTGGAATGATTATCTGTTTTATGTTAATTCAGCAAATTTTGGTGTAAGAGATCCTATATTTAATGAAGATATAAGTCTTTACATGTTCAGACTGCCTTTTTTATTTGATATTTATGAATTGCTTATAGTAATAATACCAATACTGATAGTTGCTACGATTATAGTATATGGCCTCATGTATCTTTCGGATAAAACACGGTTTTACGAGATATCCGATAGAGGCGGTAATCTTTTTAAAGCTATATACAATAAAGACATTCTCATGATTGCTTTTAGGCAAATAGCAATATTAGGATTTGTTTTTTTTATCGTGCTTGCACTTGGATTTTATTTAAAGTCATATGGAATCCTTTATTCAAGACGAGGTGTTGCATTTGGAGCAAGTTTTACAGATGTACATGTTACACTTATATTTTACAGGATATTAATTTTTGCATCTATCTTATCAGGCGTTCTATTCATGTTAGGTGCATTTAAACAAAAACTTAAATATATAGTTGCGTCACCCATAATAATTATCGCAATATTAATTTTATCGACAATATCACAAGCTGTTGTTCAGAGCTTCGTTGTTGCGCCAAATGAACTTGATAAAGAGAAAACATATTTAAAGTACAATATAGAATACACGAAGAGAGCATTTGGCCTTATTAATGTAGCTGAAAAGAACTATTACCTCAAAAAAGATATTGATAAACAGGTTCTCAACGAAAATAAGGATACTGTAAATAATATAAGAATTAATGATTATAGACCTGTTAATCAAATATATAATCAGCTTCAAGGTATAAGGCTTTACTACAAATTTAATGACATAGATATTGATAGATACACGATAGACGGAAATTACAAGCAGGTTTTTATTTCTGCGAGGGAGATGAACCTTGATAATTTAAACAGTCAGGCAAAAAATTGGATAAATATGCACCTCAAATATACACATGGATATGGTGTCGTTATATCTACGGTTAATGATGTTACGGCGACTGGCCAACCTGATTTGCTTGTTAAAAATATCCCTCCTACAACGGATACGAATATAAAAATAATAAGGCCTGAAATTTATTTTGGTGAACTTACGAACAGCTATGCAATAGTCAATACAAAGACAGGGGAGTTCGATTACCCATCAGGCGATACAAATAAAGAGACATTTTATAAGGGTAAATCCGGTATACCTATGACATTTTTAAATAAGATTTTTTTTACAGCTTATACGGGGGATTTTAAAATACTTTTGTCGACTGATATTACATCAGATAGCAAGATGCTGATATACAGGAATATTAAAGACAGAGTTGAAAAGATTGCACCCTTCCTTATATATGATGATGATCCCTATATCGTTGTAGACAATGGAAAACTCTACTGGATTATCGATGCATATACATATTCTGGTAATTATCCATATTCAGAGCCATATGCACAAACAGGAATAAACTATATAAGAAATTCTGTTAAGGTGGTTGTTGATGCATATACAGGTGATGTAAACTACTATATATCAGATAAAAATGATCCGGTAATAAGGGTATATGATGGGATATTCCCCGGACTTTTTAAGGGCATCGACAAAATGCCGGAAGGCTTAAAAGCCCATATAAGATACCCACAGTATCTATTTGATATACAATCAAATGTGTATAAAAATTATCACATGAGTGATCCACAAGTGTTTTACAATAAAGAGGATTCATGGGATATTGCAAAGGAGAAATTCTCTGGTAAAGTACAGCCGCAGGAGTCACAATATGTAATAATGAAGCTACCTGATGGAAGTAAAGCAGAGTATATCTTAATGGTTCCATATACACCAGCTACAAAGGACAACATGGTGGCGTGGTTAGCTGCAAGGATGGACGGCGACAATTATGGAAAGCTTGTTGTGTACAAATTCCCAAAGAGCAGTATAATTTATGGACCTATGCAGGTAGAAAACATGATAGACCAGGATCCCACAATTTCAAAGGAATTAAGCCTGTGGGATCAAAAGGGTTCTAGTGTAATAAGGGGAAATCTCTTGACATTACCAATAGATGATGCAATGCTGTATGTCGAACCCCTTTATATACAGTCATCAAATGATAATGCTCTACCTGAAGTTAAACGGGTTATACTGGCATACAGAGATAAAATAGTGATGGAAGATACACTGCAAAATGCTTTAAATAAATTATTTAATTTAAAGCCTCAGACCGTGCCTGGATTGCCGCAACAAGCACCTACGAATTTAAATCAGACACAGCAAGAGCTTATAAAGAAGGCAAATGATATTTATAATAATGCCATAAATGCTACGAAAAACGGAAACTGGACAGATTTCGGTAAATATATGGATGAGCTTAAAAATATATTAAATGATTTAAATAATAGTTTGAAATAAAGAGGTCATAGAAGACCTCTTTTTTTAATTGAAATTTGAAAATTTTTAAATCAAAATTGGAAATAATAAAAACAGGTGGTGATTGCTATGGAAATAATGCAAACTACAATTAAAATAGATAGCATAATTAAGGATATTGAACATTTTCATGACAAATTTAATGAAATAAATAATTCAATAGAAATAAACTTAGGTGAGATTGAAGAAAATG
This portion of the Thermoanaerobacterium sp. RBIITD genome encodes:
- a CDS encoding LCP family protein — encoded protein: MNKTLKIFIFIILGVVISIGTGTLMFYKNMNVSNDTKNISENKNTPTEKEENIDKKNILFVGDADGLSDTIFVASFDSNKKEVKMLSIPRDTYYPRPGYNNPGEKKINAAYSEQKIDGLKKSVEDLLGIRIDNYVILSYKGFKDIIDTIGGVEINVPFNMKYDDTVAKPPLHINLKKGLQVLDGEKALQYVRYRHGYTEGDIGRINAQQEFIKAFIKKVTTPSILPRIPSLAVTLSRNLKTDLSLSDITKYAIAFAKNKPEKIDTAIIPGEGRYQDNVSYYYVDSKKAMEIASSMFGEYTNGEASQTVSQMTYSISNNAIKVEVLNGTKISGLATKYADELKKLGFNVIKIGNISGIDYTDSRVYIRNDAEKANKVAKALSINYVENDKNNNSNIDVTVVIGEDKK
- a CDS encoding UPF0182 family protein; this encodes MVIILKKRNIVVITSVIAIFIIIGVLISFANLIVDIQWFLSMNYLNVFFKKFLTQIMIGIPSFIILFILSYFYLNRMVKDYAKFAQDIVVKKGYRRFRNIVIAVSFIVSFVISLFISSNWWNDYLFYVNSANFGVRDPIFNEDISLYMFRLPFLFDIYELLIVIIPILIVATIIVYGLMYLSDKTRFYEISDRGGNLFKAIYNKDILMIAFRQIAILGFVFFIVLALGFYLKSYGILYSRRGVAFGASFTDVHVTLIFYRILIFASILSGVLFMLGAFKQKLKYIVASPIIIIAILILSTISQAVVQSFVVAPNELDKEKTYLKYNIEYTKRAFGLINVAEKNYYLKKDIDKQVLNENKDTVNNIRINDYRPVNQIYNQLQGIRLYYKFNDIDIDRYTIDGNYKQVFISAREMNLDNLNSQAKNWINMHLKYTHGYGVVISTVNDVTATGQPDLLVKNIPPTTDTNIKIIRPEIYFGELTNSYAIVNTKTGEFDYPSGDTNKETFYKGKSGIPMTFLNKIFFTAYTGDFKILLSTDITSDSKMLIYRNIKDRVEKIAPFLIYDDDPYIVVDNGKLYWIIDAYTYSGNYPYSEPYAQTGINYIRNSVKVVVDAYTGDVNYYISDKNDPVIRVYDGIFPGLFKGIDKMPEGLKAHIRYPQYLFDIQSNVYKNYHMSDPQVFYNKEDSWDIAKEKFSGKVQPQESQYVIMKLPDGSKAEYILMVPYTPATKDNMVAWLAARMDGDNYGKLVVYKFPKSSIIYGPMQVENMIDQDPTISKELSLWDQKGSSVIRGNLLTLPIDDAMLYVEPLYIQSSNDNALPEVKRVILAYRDKIVMEDTLQNALNKLFNLKPQTVPGLPQQAPTNLNQTQQELIKKANDIYNNAINATKNGNWTDFGKYMDELKNILNDLNNSLK
- the serS gene encoding serine--tRNA ligase; amino-acid sequence: MLDIKRIRNNPEEVKRAIELKKENSNIDEFLEVDEKRRELLKELESLKNTRNKESENIAKLKREGKDADDLIKEMKEISDRIKSMESDVKTYDEKLDELLWTIPNIPHESVPIGDSDADNVEVRRWGDVRKFDFEIKPHWDLGVDLGILDFETASKVTGSRFTFYKGLGSRLERSLISFMIDLHTEKHGYTEVFPPFMVHRKSMYGTGQLPKFEEDAFKVAGTDYFLIPTAEVPVTNMYRETIIDGGKLPIYHCAYSACFRQEAGSAGRDTRGLIRQHQFNKVELVKFTEPDKSYDELEKMVNDAEDVLKTLGIPYRVVSICTGDLGFTATKKYDLEVWMPSYGRYVEISSCSNCEDFQARRANIKYRPVGGGKAQYVHTLNGSGVAVGRTFAAILENYQQEDGSVIIPEALRPYMKCDVLRK
- a CDS encoding RCKP-type rubredoxin-like domain-containing protein is translated as MAVWVCSKCGYEKESRCKPGKCPECGAPKESFTKKDAEKK